A single region of the Bacillus cereus genome encodes:
- a CDS encoding ATP-binding protein, which produces MSRLQSIENGLIEINETVFQELCDGYLAMRNENYTAFSRTGSQSGKQKTRKGTPDSFFLLSNGKYIFVEYSTNITSGVKKLGEDIQKCLDEEKTGVPISDIAEIILCINFNLKASEIQELKELLSKTKIILTMVTLNSLAIELHLNHRDLANQYLGLPLDTGQIVSIGRFIEEYNRASNRISTPLDNKFLHRENEVSALKSALADLDFIILTGAPGVGKTKLAIETIKEFVKENKTFNAFCVSYKNHTLLEDLFHHLKEDKDYILFVDDANRIDSFDQIKGFYRSSRKGKLKIVITVRDYALQEIDRRCNEFLPQHINVPKLNDEQIIDIIKADSFEILNSDYQREIVRIADGNPRLAIMAALLAKQEQNLEILSDASDLFEIYFSTFIQDQAEFVNDLHIRCLGLIAFFYTIPYKDKELVTNILSDFEINYYDFIDAIDKLDKWELIEIQFEHVKIPEQNLSTYFFYRSFIKDNLLSFGILLKKYFDANEDRFRECIISANNTFGPKNVMTKLKSELIENWNTIKSDEKKAYKFLSIFWIYLENQSLEFVYDKIADLPVVGVEEYKVEYKNNAFSYNRNEIIELLGEFFRPISSFKDAIELAFEFTRKYPQHLPELIHKIREVLTFDRDDEITGYYRQEVLFDLLLRGLNEGDQLYSTAFYELAKTFLEFQFHHSKGGRNYTVYWYDYQLRSIKPIQEFRAKIWHALDTHFTSNPNKTFEVLQSYLDNYKTVKEIMEFDIPFILGIIDKYFTNESFDNCRYVQDYIRQCKRNSVLNPIFPSLIEKFTNSTYERFLKIDWNRLRDKEVYQFEDWKEYERLKEAEIRSSFTFHSKEEIKIFYDDFVYLKDKIRDNWSHNKVMDIVIEENCLNNFELGMHILQLIIKENNIINYIPRAVFYNQLNTQERVNQIWGLMLDESFQHKIQWEFAFFENIHDSLINQEIQKAIMNSISATEENVTIYFDGLEKFLKIQPNLFEEMLKTIVEKNSMGVVKLYVLRDVFIKYFDKLGDDIGIIKEAYLQQNKLSNHFDYDGKGLLNILKTNPSFLVDFVNTLYNVADGRFEKEKVNLSCIWEIENIENQLIRVFDEVIEKEFYLGILEHFCNNFFRDLKDTHQLKADRFLLSYVKSNYNNQVKMNVVVDIVRNSRTELLEKVLLSYLSLNQSREAFSKIYWIKNGGVYSADVIFGDVEAAEWRTILSIVEKATLGIKLIPIKRYLAEKIENCLKSGEYERKRRFLQKN; this is translated from the coding sequence ATGAGTAGACTTCAATCTATAGAAAATGGTTTGATTGAAATTAATGAGACAGTATTTCAGGAGCTTTGTGATGGTTATCTTGCGATGCGTAACGAAAATTATACAGCTTTTTCTAGAACGGGAAGTCAGAGTGGGAAACAGAAAACTAGAAAAGGGACGCCTGATTCATTCTTTTTATTGTCAAATGGAAAGTATATATTTGTTGAATATTCCACTAATATTACTTCAGGGGTAAAAAAATTGGGGGAGGATATCCAAAAATGTCTCGATGAAGAAAAAACTGGAGTCCCCATTTCAGATATAGCAGAAATAATTTTATGTATTAATTTTAATTTGAAGGCATCAGAAATACAGGAATTAAAAGAATTATTGTCTAAAACAAAAATTATATTAACAATGGTAACGTTGAATTCATTGGCTATAGAATTACATTTAAACCATAGAGATTTAGCTAATCAATATTTGGGATTGCCATTAGATACAGGACAAATTGTATCAATTGGAAGATTTATTGAGGAATATAATAGAGCTTCAAATCGGATATCGACCCCATTGGACAATAAATTTCTACATCGTGAAAATGAAGTTAGTGCTCTAAAAAGTGCTCTAGCTGATTTGGATTTTATAATATTAACAGGTGCTCCAGGTGTAGGAAAAACCAAACTAGCGATTGAGACTATAAAAGAATTTGTAAAAGAGAATAAAACGTTTAATGCATTTTGTGTTTCTTACAAAAATCACACTTTACTTGAGGACTTGTTCCATCATTTAAAGGAGGATAAAGATTATATTTTATTTGTTGATGATGCTAACCGAATAGATAGTTTTGATCAAATTAAAGGATTTTATCGTAGTTCAAGGAAAGGAAAGCTTAAAATTGTTATTACAGTAAGGGATTATGCTTTACAAGAAATAGATAGAAGGTGCAATGAATTTTTGCCGCAACATATTAATGTTCCAAAACTTAATGATGAACAAATTATTGATATAATAAAGGCTGATTCATTTGAAATATTAAACTCAGATTATCAACGAGAGATAGTTAGAATTGCAGATGGTAATCCAAGGTTAGCTATAATGGCGGCATTGTTGGCAAAACAAGAGCAAAATTTGGAGATTTTATCTGATGCGTCAGATCTTTTTGAAATTTATTTTTCAACCTTTATTCAAGATCAAGCAGAATTTGTAAATGATTTACATATTCGGTGTTTAGGACTTATTGCATTCTTTTATACAATCCCATATAAGGATAAAGAATTAGTAACAAATATATTGAGTGATTTCGAAATTAATTATTATGATTTTATTGATGCAATAGATAAGCTTGATAAATGGGAATTAATTGAAATTCAATTTGAACATGTGAAAATTCCTGAGCAAAACTTGTCAACATATTTCTTCTATCGATCTTTTATTAAGGATAATTTACTTTCATTTGGGATTTTGTTGAAAAAATATTTTGATGCAAATGAGGATCGATTTAGGGAATGTATTATTTCAGCAAACAATACATTTGGTCCTAAAAATGTAATGACTAAATTGAAATCAGAATTAATAGAAAACTGGAATACTATAAAATCTGATGAAAAGAAAGCATATAAGTTCCTATCAATCTTTTGGATCTATTTGGAAAACCAATCTTTAGAGTTTGTCTATGATAAAATTGCTGATTTACCAGTAGTAGGTGTTGAAGAGTATAAAGTAGAGTATAAAAATAATGCATTTTCTTACAATAGGAATGAAATCATTGAGTTGTTAGGCGAGTTTTTTAGACCAATTTCAAGTTTTAAAGATGCTATAGAGTTAGCTTTTGAATTTACTAGAAAATACCCACAACATTTACCAGAGCTGATTCATAAAATTAGAGAAGTACTTACATTTGATAGAGATGATGAAATAACGGGGTATTATAGGCAAGAAGTACTATTTGATTTATTACTTAGAGGTTTAAATGAAGGGGATCAACTCTATTCGACTGCATTTTATGAGTTAGCGAAGACTTTTTTAGAATTTCAATTCCACCATAGTAAAGGAGGTAGAAATTATACTGTCTATTGGTACGATTATCAATTAAGAAGTATAAAACCAATACAAGAGTTCCGAGCAAAGATTTGGCATGCTTTGGATACTCATTTTACATCTAATCCTAATAAAACATTTGAAGTACTCCAGAGCTACTTAGATAACTATAAAACAGTTAAAGAGATTATGGAGTTTGATATTCCTTTTATTTTAGGGATTATTGATAAGTATTTTACTAATGAGTCCTTTGACAACTGCCGTTATGTACAAGACTATATAAGACAGTGTAAGCGAAATTCAGTATTAAATCCTATTTTTCCTAGCCTTATTGAAAAATTTACAAATTCAACATATGAAAGGTTTTTAAAAATAGATTGGAATAGATTACGTGATAAAGAAGTGTATCAATTTGAGGATTGGAAGGAGTATGAAAGATTAAAAGAAGCGGAGATAAGGTCTTCATTTACATTCCATTCTAAAGAGGAAATAAAAATATTTTATGATGATTTTGTGTATCTTAAAGACAAAATTAGGGATAATTGGTCTCATAATAAAGTAATGGATATTGTTATTGAAGAAAATTGTCTTAATAATTTTGAACTAGGAATGCATATTTTACAATTGATCATTAAAGAAAACAATATAATAAATTATATTCCAAGAGCAGTTTTTTATAATCAACTTAACACTCAGGAACGAGTGAATCAAATTTGGGGTTTAATGCTAGATGAGTCATTTCAGCATAAGATACAATGGGAATTTGCTTTCTTTGAAAATATTCATGACTCTTTAATAAATCAAGAAATTCAAAAAGCAATTATGAATTCAATAAGTGCAACGGAAGAAAATGTTACAATCTATTTTGACGGACTAGAGAAGTTTCTAAAAATCCAGCCAAATCTATTTGAAGAAATGCTTAAAACTATTGTTGAAAAAAATTCTATGGGAGTAGTTAAGCTATATGTGTTGAGGGATGTATTTATAAAATATTTTGATAAATTGGGTGACGATATTGGGATCATTAAAGAGGCTTATTTACAACAAAATAAATTAAGCAATCATTTTGATTATGATGGAAAAGGGTTGCTTAATATACTAAAGACTAATCCGAGTTTTTTGGTGGATTTTGTTAATACACTTTATAATGTAGCTGATGGAAGATTTGAGAAGGAGAAAGTGAATTTGAGCTGCATTTGGGAAATTGAAAATATAGAAAATCAGTTAATAAGGGTATTCGATGAAGTAATTGAAAAGGAATTTTACTTAGGCATACTTGAACATTTTTGTAACAACTTTTTTAGAGATTTAAAAGATACACACCAATTAAAAGCAGATAGATTCCTGCTGAGTTATGTAAAATCCAATTATAATAATCAGGTTAAAATGAACGTGGTTGTTGATATAGTGAGAAATTCAAGAACTGAATTGCTTGAAAAGGTTTTATTGTCGTACCTTTCATTGAATCAAAGTAGAGAAGCTTTTTCAAAAATCTATTGGATAAAAAATGGTGGAGTATATTCAGCTGATGTGATATTTGGAGATGTTGAAGCGGCTGAATGGAGAACTATTTTGTCAATAGTAGAAAAAGCAACATTGGGTATAAAGTTAATACCAATAAAAAGGTATTTAGCAGAAAAAATTGAAAATTGTCTTAAAAGTGGAGAGTATGAAAGGAAACGTAGATTTCTACAAAAGAACTGA
- a CDS encoding helix-turn-helix domain-containing protein produces the protein MKIEQAFGIVLNRHRTNLQLSQEELAFQSGLDRTYISLLERGKRKPTINTLFSLARTLRVTPSQLINEVEEYLNY, from the coding sequence TTGAAGATTGAGCAAGCATTTGGAATTGTATTAAATAGACACCGGACTAATTTACAATTAAGTCAAGAGGAGTTAGCCTTTCAATCTGGACTAGATAGAACATATATAAGTCTTTTAGAAAGAGGAAAAAGAAAACCTACAATAAATACTCTATTTTCCTTAGCTAGAACTTTAAGAGTTACGCCATCCCAATTAATTAATGAAGTTGAAGAATATTTAAACTACTAA
- a CDS encoding DUF7695 domain-containing protein has protein sequence MVIRKVLINKLRCKKCNDIIESKHRHDFNLCKCKAIFIDGGKDYQRCGWGLDRPGEDLPIDDYVDFSYSVYED, from the coding sequence ATGGTAATTCGAAAAGTATTAATAAATAAACTACGGTGCAAAAAATGTAATGACATCATTGAATCCAAACATCGACATGATTTTAATTTATGTAAGTGTAAAGCCATTTTCATAGATGGTGGGAAGGATTATCAACGTTGTGGTTGGGGATTAGACCGTCCAGGTGAAGACCTACCGATAGATGATTATGTTGATTTTAGTTATTCAGTTTATGAAGACTAG